The sequence accttgcaagtatctaaaaacccttttcaacgcactcatgattttctctaggatcactatgaAATCTAGAtgaaatacaaacaacattcattatgtcaagcctagtctgagtcaaataaagcagacctccaatcatagatttgtatcttgtaggatttaccgatacaaaaacatctttccttgtcaatttctcacttgtaaccataggagtacttaccaatttagaatctcccataccaaatttcttcaacaattccctaacatacttagtttgacatatgaaaatacctttctcagtctgagtaatctgcaaacctaagaaaaatttcatttccccaatcatagacatttcaaattccttctccatattcttagaaaatacCATGCagaacttatcttcacctccaaaaatgatgtcatcaaaaatacttcaataatcagtatatcatcatcagtgatcttataatataaattactgctaggattacccttagtaaaaccaatcttcaaaagatatttatccaaccttgcataccaagctctaggtgcctattccaatccatacaaagctttccttaacctggaaaccatgtttgtatcatctgatagtgaaaaaccatcaggttgctcaatataaacttcctcatcaagatccccattcaaaaatgtgcacttaacatccatttgataaaccttatagtttttatgggcagcataggcaagaaataatcttacagcttcaatcctagctacaggtgcaaaagtctcataatcaattccttccttctgagaatatcctttacaaaccaatatagccttgttccttacaacttgaccatcctcattcaatttattccttaaaaccctttagttccaataacatactagttcaacttgagaaattaaacatacctcattagttgatagtcttcttcttgtcattactccattgttcttatccccaatgatctgatcttctgaatgattcaatctcacatacctaggattcctctaactctttgttcctcttcttggttcttcagttactattgaattttctgatactatcgaagtaattggttcaacactctgttctggtaaagatgctaccagttcagatataatcatttccaccgccaattcttgctcataaacttttatttgacttctattcaactcatccaccttgacattagcactctccacaattatttaCAATCTcgtgttataacatctatatgcctttctttcattagaataaccaataaatatgccttcatcacatctaggatcaaatttgtcaatgatatcatctctcctgatataacatttactaccaaagattctaaaatatttaactataggtgtattgtcaaaccataattcataaggtgtcttatcaatttctcctttgatatgtactctattgaatgtataaatcattgtgatcactgcttctctccagtagatatgaggtagactagcttccatcatcattgttctaacaacatccaagatagttttgttcttcctttccacaacttcattctgctgagttgttcagggagcagaaaattatctccttataccatgcttctcagaaaagttattaaactcgttggatgtgaattcttcaccatgatctgacctcaaacatttaatcttcaatcctgtctcaacttccactttagccttaaagattttaaacttttcaaatgcttcagatttttcccttagaaaagtaacccatatcattctagaataatcatcaatgattagcataaaatatctatcaccttgaaaacttttaactccagcagggccacacaaatcactatgaataagattaagaacatcattatatttatcttgtatactcctaaaagaggttctgacatgtttacccatttgacattctttacataccagattatagggcttcacaatcttaggtatatctctaactgccttagttgaattgatcttcacaatgaaatcaaaattcacatgacacaaccttttatgccatagccaactctcatcaatttgtgcaatcaaacatgtcttctatgttagagtattcgggtatttacttgattaattaaacattatttgtttaattatttaagttccctttatctcttttacacttaagctaactttaggtgcatataattaattgttttaattaattataatgtgcaaacctaggttttcccttttagggtttcttgacctattaaaggttgagttctttcttttcattgtatgaagaaggattattattgacaatacattttggagcatatttttcatgtgtattctttccttctgtgatttgcttcattgcttctccttgtaacaagtttttcagcttgcagagattattcgggctcctgtggtgttgtattttttcaactcctatatggtatcagagcttcagatctgcagctacctgttcttgttttgagaatttttgctttggaagcagatctgaggtttcagaaagttttttatgcacctagggtttgacccttttttctgagcactttgggcctaaacggacctcaccatcatatGCTCAGacggcccaaaaacccctatggtcatataaaattcgacctattttggttcctaagcctctgggtgaattttttttctcagatccaagcCATACGACCCTGGCAcacagatcgagaaaaaaattgaaattttttttttttttgcctttttacgacatgcaggccggatttttggttttttattaaaaaaaatttattgcaaaaaaaaaggttttttaaaAAAATGTGGGAAAAAGTTTTTTGGGTACCGCAGGGTACTGGACTGATAGGCCTGTCAAACCTATCAGTCCGGCCCCTGCGGCCCTGCCGGCAGCCCCTCCATCCTTTTCCGGCTCCCTACACCTCCGGTTTCTGGCCCCTGCCACCGGCGTCTTCTCCTTGCCGCCCGACACCCTTCGGCGGCCCTGCTGCTCTTCGGCTGCCGCTACTCCCTACGCCTGCCACCTTCTGCATCGCCGCCGCTGGAAGCTTCCGTCGCCGCTGCCTGCGGCCCCTGCCTGCCTAAAATGTCTTCTCCCCACCGCCCGACACCCTCCAACGGCCCTGCTGCTCTTCGGCCGCCGCTTCCCAGCAGCCCCGCGTCCCCAGCCGCCGCCTCTCCCTGCGCCCGCCATCGCTGCCGCCTGTAGCCCCAACTCCCTGCTTAGCCTGCAGCCCGCTGCCATGCAGCCTCCGCCCTGGCCCCCGCCGCTCAACTCCCAGCCGCCGCTCCTCTCCCTAGTCGTCGCCCTGTAGCTCCCGGCCCGCCGCCCACGCCCAACCGCCGCACCGCCCGACCCCGGCCCGCTCCGCCCAACCACTGGGGACGCTCCACCCTGCCATCAGAGCTCCGCCTGGCCACCACCAGAGCACCGCTCCCTAGCCACCGAaccacccactggccaccagaCCCCTTTTTTGGCTCTTTCAGGGGAggatttggttttttggccctatcttgggcatacggagtcatttttttgaaaacgaataggcatcagaaagctggttccgaggccgacctcatggtgttgctaattttttcaaattttactatttgactatgtttttttatagtcaaagtgaggtctcttttttgcactccgggagacgtagaatgagcatccgacctccatttttcgaaaactttatattttcggaaagcttgtactatgtactttccagaaatatgggtttttttttccagattcttctccatgcatattttattcaatttttttcttttaagcactctggtgaatatcgtGGTtatttcaggtcctaggatctcttttctgaatagggtgtctctggtttgattctcgtttctttttccagtcttcttatcattgtagcattgtatatatgcaaacacactaagataaagtgtcatcatgcattgtttacttggaatcttgcatatcttgtgtcttgttgtacatgcactgttgatcaactgccatgagggggttgatgtttgcctgttgtttgccatcttcctttgtcaagtgagtgttccttccacgacattcacctcatgatgatgtgtctcagcacctttgatgttcttggttcttcatcatgtagttgtttttggctgtccttttcaatgttcctgtccctctcccacttccgcagtatggggaggtttatcctattggttctactgcttctgtggtttgattgatcagctcttcaagctttggtttctcatgccatttaTATCTTCGAtttcaaatgttttgccttgtttgcctcctgattcgagtagtgtcatttgagggcactcatatagattacagtcttctctacctagtcatgttctagttTAGTtgatgttcttcagatcagtagttattcttcgacagagtttgcagggtcttcatgcttcagtgatattcttttccatctctttttggagtagagttttgttcccacgtggttttctctattcttccaattcatagagattgcattgtatttgggtacctgatcaggccttgttgtcgggacccatctttattgctttcagtagttgttctaggttttagcttctccctcagtctagcttaaggggggtgttagagtattcaggtatttacttgattaattaaacattatttgtttaataatttaagttccctttatctcttttacacttgagctaactttaggtgcatataattaattgtttttattaattataatgtgcaaacctaggttttcccttttagggtttcttgacctattaaaggttgagttctttcttttcattgtatgaagaaggattattattgacaatacattttggagcatatttttcctgtttattctttccttctgtgatttgcttcattgcttctccttgtaataggtttttcagcttgcagagattatttgggctcctgtggtgttgtattttctcaactcctatattctcaccggaattcaaatgaagtatattaccttttgtctatgtaccggttgtaatctccaaactagatctgttaatgattttgcattttccatccttgaattgtaattgaaatcttgtatccaccaattgtcctacactcaaaagattatgccttaaaccttaaacataataaacattatcagtattgttcttaccatccaatgatatagttccttttcattTGAtcgtacatgctttgtcatctccaaatctaaccagactgccatcatattcttgcaaagatagaaacttccctttatctccaatcatatgatgtgaacaaccactatcaattacccattcatccttgtcttcaattttagcagcaaccgccttctcttcaagtacattctcttccagtgtcggaacatctccttgatagccaagaacacccattccttcccattgccaaaaccactagcataatattatgtcggttcatcatcagaatcagtaatgctttcctcatccactatgtagcatgatttgtctttgtttttcctgtacttatacttgttctgatatccagggctaagtttaaaatatcttctaactctttcttcaaatcttgaattccttttaggacatctagatgtaaaatgaccaatcttattacatgcaaaaaatttaaaatgtgtttttccttcatacttacttcctactaatactttaggtactcttctagcaaatagtgcttcaagttgctcaaactcatcatcttctctcttcatatcatccaattcctttgcatataaagttttccagtctttcttactggttgttgatgcagatgcatgaaaagcaagttcagacttcacagctccaaaaggtccaaattcttcaagctcaaaagcagataattttccaaccaagatatctttgttgacagatatattagtcattgttctcaattcattaattgcaatagccttcatcttgtaagctagtggtagggctctcagaactttagaaacaatttcatcttcactcagagttccccgacaacattgaattcccataacaatctcatttaccctttccataaatgcagtaatcctttcatcttcttccatcttcaggttttcatatctcacccagtaaccatcaagtttagcaatcttcatagtagggttaccttcattaagagtctccaacttatccaatataacctttgcagatgatttgttagttaatctcattatttgctaattagaaagtgcacacaagagggcttctctttctctacaatcattctcaagctctttatccaagttttctggaggaggatttctaaatgtcggattatgaggtgtaacaccattctgtgtgatctcccaaatctccttgccaagacatctcagatgagtctccatctcaatctactatgtaatttgttccatcaagcctaggaatatctctctgaaagataactccagatgaactagatgaacttgaattgttagtcaccataggatcttcctcaagcggttaagctttcttcAAAGAGaaccaaagctatgataccaatcattagacaattcaaataaccggaagacaacactgaaagggggggtgaatcagttgtcaccgattactagaacatttagcaattaaaactttaatatcagaacccaaaacattaatatcggaatagcagttaaaccaattaagcataaacaataatcaaagaataaataccatccacatgacaccttgatttatacgtggaaaatccggtaaagggaaaaaatatggtgggaagcctacccatagtcagataatacttctatagtaagtatgtgaattacaattgagggcctgcacttgcaggaagaccaacagcctagagtgcactgctcgtcacaaaaggagtctcactaactacatacaaattcagactacaatccggaagaaggaatgaactgcaaagatagaatctcctatgcctgagtacagttctagttaagctcaataccgaaggactaaatcctcttaaataaacccaattcgatctccaatgatcgaccaaatcctcttcctgaattattttacattattcgtacattacatatTCATTTCCCATCCGCTGACcatataccatgatgatctacaatgagatcttacatcatatatatacaaaccctcgaccataaacaattaggtcatccaccagacaataaaccaattacataattacaaaacatgtcgaccttagaccaaacaaataatatccaacacataagacatcctagaaacacatcgagaggtccaatccacacgttacattaagctagtccataacctagatcaatcgggagccaatataggtccacacgctaaagcaatgatcccaatccgccaagtatcgaacatgatcaaagatcttcatcaaaagctctgctagtgaaaccctcattggaaccacaagccaagcttccaagcaaacaagatagaaTCTGATcattagaccaaaaccaactgactgaatatgaacatgagtagcatgaataatccaatttcataaccaaaccataccggatCATGTCgtatccaaaccaaccagaaaccacctaccgggactagaatccaccttaacaaattaaatataaatGATTTTAGGGGATGTTATGACATCTATACGAATTGTTAACTCCTAAAATAAACtcttaaaacatattaaaaaaattatattaactaTGTGAATTCTATTTTAAGTTAACCCTTTGAATTATATTCAACAGGACCGTAAATACATGTCCATGTACCTAGTTAGTTggaatttttttatatattgaaattatgcagaaaaaattactagttagttggacttttaattcacttgtttttctcgagataaacatctttttttatatatttataatcaatgataatcaatgtacaaataattaatgaaacgaactggatttttttttatattaaatatagagaaagaaacattacataaaaaagatcacaatattaaatttatttccattgtttaacaaaatattgaaataacgtagctcatagacaaaaaaaaaaatgtagctCATAGACGTTGCGATCCTTATTGGATGTTATCACTTGCAGCCAATCctgacattatgttttttcaaatacttctttatCAAGCACtaaaaatatcttttagaaaatgtcatctcagaagtgacactgagtttgttctttaactttagagaataAATTAGAATAGACTTGCTGTTTTTTTATGataaaaattaaatcttatatccacacaaattaataactatttaagctatttcaaaacataatgattatgctaagtatcctacCATGGCACGATGGCagcaagaaataataaaatgaaatagaaagcatttctatatccataagaggcaaagtGAAATGAATTGGAATttacaaaattatcattaatatatatgtttcgcacatttacaatttttacatgttggagtccctcaaaaactttaaagccaaatgagtgaggttacgaggaaatagccaaaaaaacaaaactactaagGGGTCGGGGATAAAGCACAAgcagtggacacattcatggtttaccctaagaatctttcCCTCCCTCTATGTAGAATTCTTCATACATTATAAGCTATGATAATTCTTCAAGCCATCTGTAGTCTGGAAAGTCATCCAAGAGAAACCATTTCCAgtgaaagtccctaccaatccgcgcccattttctATGATGCGTTAACTGCtctgcattcaggttcaaaagaaaatTTTGCCTGaccactgtttggtcagggaggagaagcttggttaattcattcccccaagggatccccacccctacttctgcaaagacGACAACAATAAagtcgtctccaaggaagtcttcttcaaacaccttccttaacaacaacaacatatccaccttgcctcctccgaggtccagaagagatgccaagaaccaGGATGTAACATCCATGTCAATatggtatctattttcatttcgcAAAAACtttctgcccaacaccatcctcatagcctcattagtgaacatcccaacctccttacacACCGATTGGAGGGTTGGGTTTCTaatggagcccaaaaaggccctctggtcctccgcAGACATGCTTTTCaagtggataggagtgtccatcttgagaaatcagaataccaaattatacagcctgagcctatagacctaaacgaGAGGTAGAATTTAACTACCATGAGcttcgacgatttatctaccaaaggataattgaagatgaaagaagcagagatcatctataaatagttgaagctcttgattgtaataattccttctctaatcGTATTAATtcccataaaaaaatttaaatctttcatatatctctgcaaatctttcccattattgcactagtgtgcgaaattgaAAACAACTCTAAACCagtaccaaataccatattggaagtCATGTTTAATTCATGGGGGcaaagtggattgcagttagtgacaagacatatactaaatgaccaacattatcgactgtgacatttgatacatgtctattgaatctaATTCCATTCCATGCACTTTTTGGAGAACTACgttctcttcaaaaatttgggctgaaataaaacttcagttattgatctacgatcatcgaacggtttaaaatcattgatggattttaggtacgtgtgatGTGTCAATGAGGTCGCACTTatcgatacatcgtgcagagtccggactcaatgcgATGTGATGTgttgtgatgtgccttgtctattaatggcaatgaattcataaaattgccaataaaatatatatttttccataaataacgaaataatatccaaacaaattaaataattttcaaacagtggataaaaatcaccaatacacttaaataatttttccttcatagTAAAATTTTTCGCCTATAggcttatatatttgttcctttaaacgaaaaaaCATCCGCCTCCTATAATATATATAtttccccacagaacaaggtattTTTCGCcaaaattttatggaatttttgtaccctagaaaaaaattgccaatacaatttaaatttttttcctactttgaaaaaaatttcgccatcaatatgaaaattcccccccCAAAATAACGCCTGATTCGCTAGGGTTTTACACTTTTGCCCGGGGGttgctttcttaaagttatccctagccTTGAGGATTTTGAAAGAAGGAGAGGGAGTTGATTAGCCCCAAGGGTCAACCCCTAGGCATGAGGAGGAGACACATGGGCATGAGGCTCAAAGTGAGGGGAATGTGCCACTGGGAGAGGAAGAAGATTCAAGAGAATTGTTATTTCTTTAAGGTTTATTGAAGATGATGAATTCATAAAAAACTCttgaatttaaatatttttggataaaaatgaaaaatgaaggAGTTTGAAGAAAAGAAACAAGTGAATATGATGGACACTGATGAAACTTAGCATGATGAAATTGCAAGGAGAACTTTTGAGGAGTTTAGATTCGATGAGATAGATGTCACCCATGAGGAAGCTAGATAAATGATATTGAAAAGCAACATGTTAATTATTCTCGGGATGATTGTGAAGCAGATGTTCTTGTTATATTAGGTTATGCATCAGGAGGACCCAATACTAGTAGTTGAGTTTGACTCAAAGCAAGGAGTAAGGGGAATGGGGTATAACCCCAAAACAAAAACTCTAGCAGCTTGGGTGATATTTAAAGGCACAGATAAGCCAAAATTGGTTGATATGGTCCAAGAGACCAAGGGTACCACTATATTGAAAACACTAAAAGATACCTCCCCATTGGAGGTAGCCACCATGACAATGTGCTCTACCATGTTCACTAGAGATGTTGTGAAAAATATGCAACAAAAATTAATTGAGTATGAAAaattcaagttgatatgaattttggaAATAAATAGATTATATATTGAACATGTTAAGTTAAAGGATCACTTGAAAGGTGGAGAAGCAAGTCAAAGTAAGGCACTAGTCCTTTATAGTCATGCACTACCAAAGCTAATTGACAAAAGGATTGATACTAAAAAATGGGTTGAGCAAAAACAAAGGTATAAAAAGGAACTTGGAGAACTCAAGAAATTTAATGAAGAAAGCCAAAAAACAATGTCACAACAAACTCTCTATATGTTGAAAGGATATTGATAAATAGAGTAAAATATATCATGGATAAAAAAGAAGATGTGTACAGAGGGTATGAATCATTGTTGAAAGCACTTGAAAAGGTGGCAATCATTGCATCATACTTTGGTCACATTATGTAAAGTGTCGCAAAGAGACCCAAGTGCTCCCGTACTATTAAAATGACTGAAAAGATGGTGAAGAATGTAATTGAGGAACTCAACTATATCTCTATAGAAGAACCAAGGATAAATTCTAAGATCAATTCCTTCCAAACTGTCAAACACTGGACCTTCAATTGTGGATAAGGATAAGCACAATAGAGACCTTAGTGATTGGAAAAGTGACTTTAATCAAATGGTTCCATGGATCCTCACTCATATGCAGGGAGAAAAATATGTTAATGCGTAGTGTCTCAATGTTTTTCTAGACAAGGTAATAACACTTGATAATGGATACACAGTTTGTCTCAAAGGAGTCTGCCATAATGGATAAAAGATGGAAGGACCGCATGGTGAATGTTTTGGAGGTGCAGAGGTATAAATGGCCTAGTGATTAAGATATTTTACTAGTGGGAGAACTAGTACTCGAAGCCCTGTGATGATTGATGTTGTAAAATGTCAGCTGGTGGATATGAAGTTCACTCAACTAAAAATAGAACCTTGCCAGACCCATTGGTCATGGGTTGTTGTTCGGAATATGATGATAAGGACCGCACTTATGTTCATTGGCTATTCTCATGTCTTATTCTATTTTCTTGTGTTAAAACTTTGTTTTAAGTACAAACATTTCAAGTGTTTTAATTATTCTTTTCAAAAGACTTCATATTAATTAATGAAAAGGCATGTCCTTTCATTTTGGGCAGGTAAAACTGAATTGTCATTTTGTAATGGCCTAAAGCTTGTTACTTCTACCACTTTTGTAtataagggagaaaccaagacCAATGAAGGGGTTGGAAGAAATCATAAGATAGAACACAAGCAATACATCTTTGTACCGTTTTTGTAGTGGTGATAATACAATTTGCTAGGATCTGGTTTTGTTCTCAATTGTTTGTATGGTTATATTTGCTAAATGTTATATGGTTGTCTCCAATTTGATTTCTTTCATATTACTTAAATTAGT is a genomic window of Cryptomeria japonica chromosome 7, Sugi_1.0, whole genome shotgun sequence containing:
- the LOC131856354 gene encoding glycine-rich cell wall structural protein 1.0-like, encoding MLMLSRRFKPHRGWREEDKGGEEEEEEGMKHEGSNPTEDGEKRKEEKEKRKKSIPHRGWREEEGGEGEEEEEEGMKEEGCALLLGMRSLFGGASPVVGRSGPGSGGAAVGRGRRAGSYRATTRERSGGWELSGGGQGGGCMAAGCRLSRELGLQAAAMAGAGRGGGWGRGAAGKRRPKSSRAVGGCRAVGRRHFRQAGAAGSGDGSFQRRRCRRWQA